Below is a window of Photobacterium atrarenae DNA.
CTAGATGTTGAGTTGCTGGATCAGGCGGCTTTGCAGCAAAGAGAGCCGAATATTGAAGGGCTGGGGGCGATTTTCGTCAGTACCACCAGTATTGTGAATTATCGCCAGGTGACGGAAAAAATGGCTCAGGAGTTTATCGCGCTGGGCGGGCAGGTGCTGCTGGAAACGGCGGTGACCGGGCTTGCCGAAACGGACACCCAGGTGACGGTTCAGGCCAGCCGACGCGGCAAGCCGGTAGCGCTGGCAGGACGTTTTCTGGTGGTCTGCTCCGGGTTGATGGCGGATCGGATGACCCGGATGCTGGGGATTGAGACCGACTTTCAGATCATTCCCTACCGCGGCGAATATTATCAGCTGCCGGAGAAATACAATGCGATCGTCAATCATCTAATCTACCCGATCCCGGATCCGGATCTGCCGTTTCTCGGGGTCCACCTGACCCGGATGATTGACGGTTCGGTAACGGTAGGGCCGAATGCGGTGCAGGGTTGGAAGCGTGAAGGCTACGGCAAAATTAACCTCAGCCTGCGCGATATGCTCGATATGTTTACGTTCAGCGGGTTCTGGAAGGTGACGCGCAAACACCTGAAAACCGGGTTGGTTGAAACCAAGAACTCCTGGTGGAAACCCGGCTATCTCAAGCTGGTGAACAAGTATTGCCCGAAAATTCAGCTCGCCGATCTCAAGCCGTATCCGGCCGGGATCCGCGCCCAGGCGGTGCTTAAAGACGGCACCCTGGTGCACGATTTCCTGTTTGCCGAAAGTCCGCGTAGTTTGCATGTGTGTAATGCACCGTCGCCGGCAGCGACCTCGGCGATCCCGATCGGCAATTACATCTGCGACAAAGTGGCGCAAAAGCAAAACCCGGCGCTAGCGGAATCCCCCGTAGAGACTGCGGCGGCTTAACCGCTTCGCCCACTCGCGAAACAGCAGCCATCCCGCTTCGGCGGGGTGGCTGTTTTTGTATGGGGGATTTAACGGTCGGTTCGTTATTGTGCGGGTTATTACCTATAAGAGCCGTTGCTTTCAAAAGCTATTGATCACGGTAGCTATCACGCAGGGTTTTGATAAACAGCGAGCGGACTTTGTTCACCGTGCTGGTTTTCTTGGTGATCGCCATGATCTCTAAGGTGTAGAAACGCCGATCCTGAGCAATGGCCCTGAGTTCCCCGCGATCGACATAAGGTTTGGCATACTGTGCCGGCAGGAAGCCGATAAACTTGCCCGAGAGCAGCAGTGCCAGGCGGGATTCATAGTTATAGGCGGTGGCTTTGAGGTTCATATTTGCCAGGTGGCCGTGAATGATCTCCTGGGTTTTCATTCCGGCATAGGCCGCCGGCACCCCGTCAATGATCTCATCACTCAGTTCCTCTTCAGACAGGCTATACAACGGGTGGTCCGGGCTGCAATAGAGGTAGCAGGTATCAGAGTAGATATGCTGGTACTCCAACCCTTCCAGGCTACGATGGAACGGGATAAATCCGATGTCCGCTTCCTCATTCATCACCTGGCGTTCTATTTCGGTCATCCGGGCGACTTCCGAGGTCAGATACACTTCAGGCGCCAGTTTGGCAAAACGTTGAAATACCTTCGGGATTTTGGCCCGGCTGTCGAGACTGATGGTATCGCTGAAGAGTACCGTCAGGTGACCGGCCGGCTGGGCGTCGAGATCGTTGATGGTGTTGCGAAAATCCTCCAGCTCACCAAGCAGCTTGATGGTGGCATCATAGACCACGGAGCCTTCTTCAGTGAGGGAAAACCCGGCCCGGCCACGGCGGCAAAGGGTAAGGTTGAGCCGCGATTCCAGATTGGAAATATGGATGCTGATGGTAGAGCGGCTGATATTGAGTTCGGTTTCGGCGGCTGAGAAACCGCCGCAGTCGGCGACGGTTTTAAAGATCTTTAGTTGTTTAATTTCATAATCGCCGATCTGTCCGACCGGCAGCGAGGCTCTTGTCATTGTTTTACGCCTATAAAACTTTAGGTTTATTCGAAAATATTTACCCGTTGTGCAAGGGTGTTAATATGCGCTACAAGCATTATGAATCGATTTGAACTGTGTTTCTATGAACCCGTCAGGGGTTCTTCGCTGCAAGTGGTGAATATATGGAAAAATTACGTCTGGCTTTGTCCGCCGGTTACATCAACGGGCAGTGGGTGGGTGCCGAGAATGGAGAGACCGTCCCGGTTGTGAATCCGGCTACCGGAGAAATGATTACAACGGTACCGAATATGGGCCCCCGTGAGGCGAAAGCGGCAGTGGTTGCGGCCGATGCCGCGTTTCAAAGCTGGCGTAAGACCACGGCCAAACACCGGGCCGGATTGCTCAAGGTCTGGTTTGACTTAATTGTTGAACATGCCGATGAACTGGCACGGCTGCTGACGTCCGAGCAGGGCAAGCCCTACAAAGAAGCCTATGGCGAAGTGATGTACGGCGCTTCCTTCATCGAATGGTTTGCCGAAGAAGCCAAGCGAACATACGGTGATCATATTCCGGCGGCGATGCCGGGCACCCGTTATTTGACGCTGAAACAACCGGTTGGGGTGGTCACCGCCATTACGCCGTGGAATTTCCCGATTGCGATGATCACCCGCAAAGTCGGTCCGGCCCTAGCGGCGGGCTGTACCGTGGTGGTTAAACCGGGGGAAGATACCCCGCTGTGCGCCCTGGCGATGGCCAAGCTAGCCGAGCAGGCCGGCATTCCGGCCGGGGTGATTAACGTGGTGACCACGGCAAACCCGGCAGATGTTGGTGAAGTACTGTGCACCCATCCGCTGGTGCGAAAAGTCTCTTTCACCGGCTCGACGCCGGTCGGGAAACACATTTTGCGGCAGGCTGCCGACACGGTGAAGAAGGTCTCGATGGAGCTGGGCGGCAACGCACCGTTTATGGTGTTTGAAGATGCCGATCTCGACAAAGCCGTTCAGGGTGCGCTGATCTCCAAGTACCGCAATGCAGGACAGACGTGTGTGTGTACCAACCGCTTGTATGTTCACGATGCCGTGTACGATCAGTTCATGACTCGCTATATCGAAGCCGTCAGTCAGCTGAAGGTGGGGGACGGTTTGGCCGAGGGTACAGAAATTGGTCCGCTGATCAATGCGCGTGCTGTCACCAAAGTCGATGGCTTGGTTGCTGAAGCGGTTCGCCAGGGCGCGAATCTGGTGCTGGGCGGCGCAGTGTCCGACGTCGGCCCGCATTTCTATCAGCCGACTATTCTGACGGATGTTACCGAGCAGATGGCGATTGCCCATCAGGAGTTGTTCGGGCCGGTGACAACCGTCTTCCGCTTTAACGATGAAGCGGATGTGATCCGGCGTGCCAATGATACCCCGTTTGGCCTTGCAGCCTATTTCTATACCCGCGACCACAGCCGGATCTGGCGGGTCAGCGAGGCCCTGGAATACGGCATTGTCGGGATCAACGAAGGCATTATTTCAACGGAAGTGGCGCCGTTTGGTGGCGTGAAGGAGTCCGGCTGTGGCCGTGAAGGCTCCAAATACGGCATTGAAGATTACCTGGAAATTAAATACCTCTGTTTAGGGATCGACCATTAATCTCAAATTTAAGCGTCTGTTCTGTTCACCCTTAGCTTGTGTTGTGTCATCCCCCGAACTCACTTGTGTTTAGTGGTGACGATTTGGCAATACCTTCATGGTATTGCCTTTTTTTTGCCCGGTGAAACCGGCAAACCGATACAGAAATCAGTTTTCAAGCTGTGAGCGATTTGAATATGATGCAGATCGCATAAGTTGTGTGCAAAGTAAGAATTTTATTTATAAAAATTGAACAGTGCGTATAGATACACCCTGTATATACAACATAAATCATAAAAACATAGCGTCATACCGGATGCGTTTTGCATCGGGGGATGATGCATTGATACAGGGTCAGAAATATGAGAAAGGAATGGGGTTATCTGTTATTGATTGCCGCGCTCGGGGGATGTGGTGGTGGTGACTCGCCAAAAACGGAACAGCCGAAAGATGATGGTGGCGAGGTGCCAGCCAGTTATCAGATGACGTTTTCCGGAAAGGTCTTTGTAAAGAGCCAAACGGAACAGCAATTGGCGGTTTATGCCGGCGCGACCCAACTGGGTCAGGGAACCAGTCAAGCGGACGGGACGTACAACATCACACTGACCCTGGATGAACAAACCTATCACCAAGCGCAACAGGCGCCGCTGCGCGTGGTGGCCTCGGCGGAAAATATTCAGCTGGTGGCACTGTTATCCAGCACGATTCAGAAAGCAGCCGGGCCCATCACCTATCAGGCAAACCTGTCCAGCTTCAGTACAGCAGCTTACGTGCTTGCGGATCTCAACCAGGATGGTGAAGTCACCTTGCAGGAGTGGCAAACCTATCAGGGGGCGTCCCAGTCGGATCAGGTGAATCCGAACCTGCTGAAACTGGCGACCTCACTCGAAGCGGTGATGGCTGAGCAGGTGCCGGGTCCAGCCGATTCGGTGCTGGACTGGTTGCTGGATCTGAAGGCGACGGCGGTCTGGGATCAATGGCTCAGTGATCATAAAGCAGTGCTCACTTCGATTTGGAGTGCCACGGTGACCGACGCTGAATTACGCAGGGAGGGCGGCAATTACCTGAAAGGCTCAGGAAAGGCGTTGACTGATTTTACCGCTGAGCAGGTACTGGTCAAAGCGCCGACGGCGGCTTCATGTGAACTCGCCATTCACATCACCGATGTGGGTGTGAACCCGCATCAGGTGGCTATCGGGCGACAGCTTCAGTTAGCGACCGAGATGACCGATAACCTGACCGGTCTGGTGCAGGATGTCAGTGCATCTTGGACCAGTCATGATCCCAAGACCATCCGAGTGAATGCCCCGGGTGGTATCGAAGCCATGGCGGCAGGAAAGGTCGACATCGAAGCCCGTTATCAGCATGGAAAGGATGAATGCCGAGATAGTATGTCATTTACGGTGATCGACACCCAAAACCCGGTGCCGACACTCACCGCGATTGAGATCCAGGGAAAAATGCAGACGCAGGTCGTGGGCGAGAGCTGGCAACTGACCGCGCTGGGTAGTTATGACAATCACACGAGCACAGATATTACGGATGAGGTGAGCTGGTCATCAAGCGACGGGATCATCGCGGTGGTTTCCAATGACGGCGTCCTGACGACCTATGGCGGCGGAACGGCGACGATTTTTGCGCGCAAGGGCGAGATTTCTCAACAGGTGACGGTGACGGTTGATGCCCCGGCACCGAAGGTGCGCTTTTCATGGGTAGAAGGGGAGTTCGATGATTTCAATCTGGGCGAAACGACCGAAATAGAGGTCTTCGTCGAATATGAGAATAATCGATTCGCATTTATCGATGACGACTTGATTGACTGGCAGGTGGGGCAGTCCGGGATCGTGTCTGTTGTAAATGGTCAAATCACGGCGCTGGCAGAAGGAACGGTGACCGTGACCGCGGCATGGACATCCTATGGGATCCCTCAGCAGGTATCCGAACAGATCACGGTTTTGCCACCGGTAATCGTGTCGGTTTATCCAGACATTCTGGGCGGCGAACTCACCATGCTGGAGGGAAGCGTATTTGATCGGACATTTACCGTGACTTATTCGGATCAATCGCGAGTGGTCTATGACCAGCTCACCCTGGAGGCGCAAAACGACCCTTCAGGTTTACCGGTTGCCTACCTGGATGAGGATTCAAGTATTCATGCAATGCGCGCGGGAACAGGGACGCTGTGGATCCATGGCGTACCGAGAGACGTGCTGGATCAATTACCGCCTCAGATGGACAAACAAGACAAGATCGAAGTGGCACTGGTGGTGAAAGACAACCCCAATGTTTACCAGTGGCATCGTGAACAATCCGCGTTTCGTGATGAGCAGCATATTGTTAGTACGCAAAATGTCTTGTATGGCGGCAAAGTGTATCGCTTCAGCCATGAAAGCACTCCGGCGAGCGGCGGTTTACCGACTCAGGTGGTTCGCTTAACGACGTTTAATGGGGAGGAGCATCAGGGGGATACCACTTTACTGTCTTCCACACATGGAATGCTCTCGAATCAGATGATCGACGGCGGCGGTCATGGTTATTTTCTGCTGATCATGCCCGATACGCAAGGCGTGAGAACTTACCATATTTACAACTTAACGGATGGCAGTATACGAACGGTTGATCTGACCGGCGCGCCACAAAGCCTGCTGACAACCGGAGAAACTATTCAGCCGTTTGGATTCACGGCCGACGGCCACCTGATGGTGCTGGATAATACTGATGCCAGACGATACCAGGTGTATCTGTACCGTCCGCAGGACGATCAGCCCGGCAATTGGAAATGGGTTACCGGTGAGACGGTGGTTGGCGAAGGGTTGCGTTTTATTCAGTTGCCCAGCTATGACGAACACCTGGTTTTGATGGCGCAAGGCGGGAGTGAGCATGCCGCGGCGCCGAAGTACCATTTTATCAACCGTGCTTCCGGACAAGTGGAGTCTGTGGCCCAGCTGCGCTATCCGGACTCGGCAACAAATATCCACTGTGGTGAGGTGGCCTTGCTCCCCGGGGCTTCCATTGCCGAGCTGGGGGCTTTCTGTGCTGCAGAAGATACCGCGGGGACCCGAATGCGATTATGGCTTTGGGAGGATGTTACCCAGCCGCCGCATGAGTTGGATCTGGCCGAAGGCCCGGACGTCCCACTGCTGGGTGGAAACTATCCGGTCGCGGTACGTCATCCGAATGGGACCTTATTCGGTGCCGCGGGGTATATTCAGGATCCAGATTACAAGATTGGGGTGGTCCTTCGGGTGAAAGAGGGGAGTTTGAGGCCGGAGCCGATCTTTGATGTTTCAGACGCAACGATTGAACCGATCTACAGCCGTCAGTTCCCGCTCGGGGAGACAGGGGCTTTATTACAGGTCAACCCGAATGTCGCGGCGGGCGAGGTGGTGCTGATGACAAATCACGCTATGACGACGAGGCAAGGGGATACGCTCTGGGATCAGCAATGGATCATTGATGATTTGCCGGTCTCCATTTCCGATGCAAACCATCTGTACTGGCTCAATCACACCTGGTATGTCATCCCCAATGATCTGACGGGCGATATCTGGCGATTGCAGTTACGTAATCCCAACGTGGTACCGGATTAATACAGCCTGTATTGTTACCTCGTCAACCAAGCCAGCCTTCGGGCTGGCTTTTTGTTTTCATGAAGCAGCCCCAGATCCCCTGAAAGGTTTGAGCACAATAAAACTTTACTTCGATAAAGCGGAATTTATCGATTGTGAATGAATTGTAATGATTGATCACAAGGTGGCAACTGATAAGCCATGACCACCGGTCTGCTGCGGGAAGGCAGGCATCAGAGAATAATGACAAGGAGCGATATTCATGTTGAAGACCTTATTCAAGTCACGGAAGAAAAGTGTCAATAAAACCCTGGCAGGCTATCTGCTGGCCTTCTCTGCCACATTGCCGATGATCCCGGAGGCTTTCTCGGCGGAGCACAACTGGCGTTTTGTGAACCTGTACTCCCGTGGCACCGCCTACGGCGAGGTGTACAAACACTTTGCGGAAAATATCGAGGCCATGTCCGGCGGCCGGATTTCGGTCCAGGTGATGTATGCCGGGGAAGGGGTCGGTCAGACCGGCGTGCTTGGCTCTGTAAAATCGGGTCTGATCACCATGGGTGCGCCGTTTCAGCCGATGCATGCCGGTGAGTTCCCGCCAGGCGTGGTGGAAGTCGGATTGCCGGGCATGACCGATGATGTCGGTGAGCTGAGTGCCCTGTTTCACGAGAAAGGTTGGGGCGAGGTGCTGGAAGAAGCGTATGACAAGCAGAACCTGGTGTGGCTGGAGCCCTATATTCAGCTGCCGGTGTACGTATTGACCAAAAAGCCGATCAACTCAATTGAAGACTTTAAGGGGATGAAAATCCGCGCGCCGGGTGCTTACGGGAAATTCCTGCGCAAGCTGGGTGCCTCACCTGCATCGCTGTCCTGGAGCGAGATCTATACCAGCCTGGCCACTGGGGTCATTGATGGCTCTATCGGCAGTAACCTGATTGATCACCGTGATGGCAACCATGTCGAAGTCGCCAAATATATGTATCCGCTCCCGATTGCCGGAGCCCAGGCGCTGCCGATTGTGGTCAACAAGCAAGCCTGGCGCAAGCTGCCGGATGATCTGAAAGCCATTGTCCGAGGCGCCAGTGCCCAGCATGCCCGCGAGCAGATGACCAAATCCCGGTTGTGGGAGTCGCAGGCGATTGCCGATATGCAGGCCAAGGGGATGAAGTGGAGCCCGCAACCAAGCGAAGCTGATGTACGTCAATGGAATGCGGCCGCCAATTCACTGTGGAGTGAATACGCAAAATCCGATAAATACAGCAGCCGTCTGGTGGACATCCTTCAGCAGTAGCGACATAACCGACCGGCGCGTCACTGACGATGCCGGTTCCTGACCGGGGGCGATGTCGCCCCTGCGTCGTTTCTCCGCTGCCCTGCTGAGGGCACCGGAGATGAGATATAAAGTTTGTGCTTCAAGGATGAGCGTTATGCGAATAATGGCAATAAGAGGCGTTTGCCTGACAATCAATCGACTGGTGTTTTGGATGGGGGCCTCCGCCTCCGTGCTGATGCCTTTGCTGGCCCTGACGGTGGCATTCGAAGTGTTCTCCCGGTATGTTCTGGGCGCACCGACTATCTGGGCCTACGATGTTTCTCTGTTTCTGTTTGGTTATATAGCCGCTCTGGGCGGTGCCCTGGCGCAGCAACGGAAAGCCCACATTAATGTTGACGTGCTGTACCTGTCGGTTTCACCTCGCATTAAATCCCTGTTTAATCTCTTTTCTTATGTACTGGCGATGTTTTTTCTGGCGGTGGTGCTGAAGATGAGCTTCGGCAAGTTTGAAGAGGCCATTGAGTTTAACTATCGCCGCCAGTCGGAATGGGCACCGAGTATGGCCCACTTCTGGGTCATGATGATGGTCGCCTGCGGGGTGTTCATCCTGCAATATTGCAGCGATCTGCTGCAAAACGTCTATTTCCTGCTCACGGGGCGCGATCTGCTGGCCTCGCCGGAAGAAGGCAGCCATGGCCACTATCTGCCGGTCGGGGAGGATGCATGAGTATCGAATTGCTGACCCTTGCCCTGCTAGGCTGCATCCTGGTGAGTTTTGCCCTCGGGGCACCGGTCGGACTGGCCCTTGGCGGCATTGCCATGGGGGCCGGTTACCTGACCTGGGGAGAAGGGATTTTCAACCTGATCCCGACCACCATTGAGAGTAACTTTTTCAGTTTCATTTTGCTGGCAATCCCGCTGTATATCTACATGGGCCAGTTGCTGACCCGTTCCGGGATTGGCGATGCGATGTTCAATGCCAGCCAGATGGTGATTGGTAAAATACGCGGTTCGCTGGCGATTAGCGTGATCGGGGTGTGTTCAATGATCGGCGCCATGGTGGGCATTATCGGCGCCGGGATCATGACCTCGGGCAGCATTGCGCTTAAGCCGATGCTCGAGCGTGGCTACGATAAACGCCTCGCCCTTGGGGTGATCATGGCTGGCGGCGGGTTGGGGATCCTGATCCCGCCCAGTATCCCGATGATCATGTATTCGGCCACCACTCAGAACTCGGTCGGACGGATGTTTATTGCGGCGATTGTCCCGGCACTGATTTCGATCACCCTGCTGGCGGCGTATGTGATCATCAGCTGTAAGCTCAATCCGGCCAAGGCCCCGCTGGACACGGGACAAGAAAGCAAGATGAGCGGCAAGCAGAAAATTCGCACTGCGCGGGACGGGTTGTTTTCCCTGCTGCTGATCATTGCTGTGTTGGGCAGTATTATCACCGGGATTGCTACGCCAACCGAGTCGGGCGCGATTGGGGTGATTGGTGCCATTCTCCTGGCATTTCTCTTCAAGCGTTTCCGGTTCGAGATGTTCAAATCCTCCGGCTTCGAAACGGCGATGCTGGTCAGTGTCTCGATGTGGATCATTCTTGGTGCCTCGGTGTTCAGCAATTTTCATATGCTGAGCGGGGTGCAGAATATGGTGGCCCAATTCACTGAGGACTTAGGCTTGCCGCCTTTGGGGGTGGTGATATTGATGCAGGTGATCATGCTGCTGCTCGGCTTTATCATTGATGAGCTGATCATCGTGCTGATGTGCGCGCCGCTGTTTACCCCGATCGTGGTGTCGCTGGGCTATGATCCGATCTGGTTCGGCATTCTGATGATCCTCAATATCGAAATTGCGGTGCAGACGCCGCCTTATGGTTTTGCCCTGTTTTACCTCAAGGGCATTGCACCGCCGGGGGTGACCATGATGGATATTTATCGCTCGATCTTGCCGTTTATTTTGCTCAAGTTATGCGTGCTCTTCACCTGTATGCTGTTCCCGGAAGTTGTGTTGTGGCTGCCGAATATGATCATGGGGGAAAGTTGACCCCGACGATGCATAGCATGCATTTTGAACTGCAGCGCCTCCGGGCGCTGCTTTGCGTTCCGGGGTGGGAGGCAGGCAACATTATGGAGCTATAGAACAAGGCTTTAGGTGAGATTTGTGATCCCAAAGCAGGGCGAATCCAGAAGGCTCTGGCAAGATGATTTGATACATCTTGAGAGCGAGAGAGGCCTTGCATGCAGCAAATCGGATCAGATCTTTGGGTACATGAAGATGCCATGACTTTAGCCGGGGTTCGGCTTGGTTTACGGATGACCATTGTGAAACTGAGCGATGGCGGTGTTTGGATTCACTCGCCGACCGCGCTGTCGCCACAGCTCAAAGCCGAGGTGGATGCCATTGGCCCGGTGACCGCGATTGTGGCCGCCAGCAACAACCATAGCCTGTGGCTGCAGGACTGGTGCGAGGCGTACCCGAAAGCTGAGGCCTATGTCAGTGCCGGGATCCCGCGCAGCGTCCCGTTGTCGAACTACCACATTTTGCAACCTGGCCTGGATAATCCATGGCCGGAGGATTTTACCTGGGCAACCATGCCGGGTGTGCCTGCGTTTAATGAAACCGTCTTTTTCCATCACAAAACCCGGTCGCTGATTGTGACAGATCTGATCCAGAATCATCCCGAAACCACACCCCCGGGCTTTGCCGGGTTCGTCAGCAAGTATGTGTTTCAGCCGATCGGGTTTAAGGGGATCTGTGTCGCGCCGCCCTTAAAGTTGGGGATCATCCGCAAGGATAAATCCGGCTTTGCCGACTTCATCCGCACGGTTGGGAGTTGGGATTTCAGCCGCATTATCGTCACCCATGGTGACATTATTGACGATAATGCCAAGTCCATTTTCTCTGAGCTTTCCCTGCGGTTTACCCGCTAAACGAAACCGGAGCGGATTCCTTCTGAATATCCGTCTGCCAGCAGCTAGCAATAAAATCAATGAACTGCCGGCCGTTGAGCACTGCGTGACAGATAGACCGCCGATAAGATGCTGAGGGAACATGATTAGCGAAATCAATGAAAAAGACCATGGTGCATCTGCGCCATGGTCTTTTGGTATTTAACAATCAGTAACTCGTGTTGAATGGAAACAGCGTAGGTTACGCCAGTCCCAGTGCGAGATTGATTTGCTCGATTTCATCGCGCCAGGTTCGCTGTAGCTTGGGCTTCTGATGCTTGGCCTTGCGGGCCAGATCGTCTTCCAGCAGACTTTCCAGCGCCATCAGGCGCGTCAGCAATTGTTCGTCCTCACTGATCTGTGCCTGGGGATCGGAAACGTCTGATTCGGTGAAATCAGTGACCGTGTCATGTATTTCGATGAGATCGGTTGGGAGATGACCGGCCACAGGATCGGCCGTATTCTGGCCCGACAGTTTGGCGTAAAGCCGGTCCAGATCGTGCCATTCTTCCAGTTTACCGTCATGAACCAGCCAGAACCGGTTACAGCTTTGTTCGATCAGGGCCCGATCATGGCTGACCAGCAGGCAGCCGCCCGCAAAAGTTTGCAGGGTTTCAGCCAGCTCTTCTTTGCCTTCCAGATCAAGATGGTTGGTCGGCTCATCGAGAAACAGCAGGTGGTAGTTCGCCAGTGTTAAGCCAATGAACAACAGCCGGGAGCGCTCGCCGCCACTGAGGGTGGCGACCCGCTCCTGGTGCCGAACATATGGAAAACCGGCACTGATCAGCGCCATTTTACGCAGTTCATCGGTCAGCGGCGCAAACGGGCGCAGCGCGTCCATCAGGGTGTCCTGATCGGTCAGCTGTGCCAGACGCTGATCGTAGTAACCCAGCCTGAGTTGCGGGTGGAAAGCCAGCGATGATGTCTGACTATTGCCTGCGTTGTCGGCTGCATCCTGATAACGCTGCCACAGCAGGCGTAGCAGGGAGGACTTGCCGGCCCCATTGCGCCCCAGTATCGCGACCCGATCGCCGCTTTTGAGCTGCTGGCTGATCACCTCAAACAGCGGCTCAGCTTCAGGAGCGGGGCGAACTTCAAGCGCTGTCATACTCAGAAGGCGGTTGGCCGGCAGCGCTTCCCCTTTCAGGGTTAATTGCCACGGCGTCCCGGCGGTGAGTTGAGTCTGGCTGTCTTTCAGTCGGTCGACCCGTTTGTCCATCTGTTTGGCTTTGCGGGCCAGATCTTCGTTATCGTAGACCTTACCCCAGGTAGCCAGCCGCTTGGCGCTTTTCTCCAGTCGGTTGATCTCCTTCTGCTCCGACTGGTAACGGTGTTCATCGGCTAGATCCTGTTCGGCTAACGCT
It encodes the following:
- a CDS encoding DUF4336 domain-containing protein yields the protein MQQIGSDLWVHEDAMTLAGVRLGLRMTIVKLSDGGVWIHSPTALSPQLKAEVDAIGPVTAIVAASNNHSLWLQDWCEAYPKAEAYVSAGIPRSVPLSNYHILQPGLDNPWPEDFTWATMPGVPAFNETVFFHHKTRSLIVTDLIQNHPETTPPGFAGFVSKYVFQPIGFKGICVAPPLKLGIIRKDKSGFADFIRTVGSWDFSRIIVTHGDIIDDNAKSIFSELSLRFTR
- a CDS encoding TRAP transporter large permease; translation: MSIELLTLALLGCILVSFALGAPVGLALGGIAMGAGYLTWGEGIFNLIPTTIESNFFSFILLAIPLYIYMGQLLTRSGIGDAMFNASQMVIGKIRGSLAISVIGVCSMIGAMVGIIGAGIMTSGSIALKPMLERGYDKRLALGVIMAGGGLGILIPPSIPMIMYSATTQNSVGRMFIAAIVPALISITLLAAYVIISCKLNPAKAPLDTGQESKMSGKQKIRTARDGLFSLLLIIAVLGSIITGIATPTESGAIGVIGAILLAFLFKRFRFEMFKSSGFETAMLVSVSMWIILGASVFSNFHMLSGVQNMVAQFTEDLGLPPLGVVILMQVIMLLLGFIIDELIIVLMCAPLFTPIVVSLGYDPIWFGILMILNIEIAVQTPPYGFALFYLKGIAPPGVTMMDIYRSILPFILLKLCVLFTCMLFPEVVLWLPNMIMGES
- a CDS encoding ABC-F family ATP-binding cassette domain-containing protein — translated: MSTLLTAQSISYHVTSGSILEAVSFTLNQGDRIGLIGHNGCGKSTLLKLLDGTISDYHGALTRANHSLIERVEQHLPVDLNHVTMIDAVLDRLPPAERLAEAWRAEVLLAEMGFTEQDWSLTAGTLSGGQHTRLLLARALIRQPDLLLLDEPSNHMDLPTLLWLEDFLTRWKGSFVLVSHDQYLLDQVTNCTWIMRDKQLQFFRLPCSQARQALAEQDLADEHRYQSEQKEINRLEKSAKRLATWGKVYDNEDLARKAKQMDKRVDRLKDSQTQLTAGTPWQLTLKGEALPANRLLSMTALEVRPAPEAEPLFEVISQQLKSGDRVAILGRNGAGKSSLLRLLWQRYQDAADNAGNSQTSSLAFHPQLRLGYYDQRLAQLTDQDTLMDALRPFAPLTDELRKMALISAGFPYVRHQERVATLSGGERSRLLFIGLTLANYHLLFLDEPTNHLDLEGKEELAETLQTFAGGCLLVSHDRALIEQSCNRFWLVHDGKLEEWHDLDRLYAKLSGQNTADPVAGHLPTDLIEIHDTVTDFTESDVSDPQAQISEDEQLLTRLMALESLLEDDLARKAKHQKPKLQRTWRDEIEQINLALGLA